A stretch of Chitinophagales bacterium DNA encodes these proteins:
- a CDS encoding AAA family ATPase — translation MAKNQAKPNYKFRDLKVFGPADPLAESKRKYQQVLEESDIVYIYAELSLFNKRFDQDEWTVNVSLKAFSEGGKELCDLKVSRIVRSDENIVYFREGWGSTGPGIFWKKGKYFWEAWVDGELLGIKTFYVNNGGRVTAEINPYFKIQSLKLYEGPNSGIPLEQRRYLKKFNKDETRYIWVELVIQNFYEEKGWPCEIFFDFYNDAAQLKGQCIELHFADTEVNGLYTITTGWGSDTKGTWYADHFLLEVVFMDQIISKIPFTVAETFEEGVVVVIDQVLLQQTSQSSDHIETAEQLVEKLDGLIGLQSIKTKIHDYLKFLEFTKLRAEKGLPDTEKLNLHFVFTGNPGTGKTTVARLLGTMYARMGLLTKGHLVEVDRGDLVAEYIGQTAPKTKEVINRARGGVLFIDEAYALARKAEDSKDFGKEVIEILVKELSDGKGDLAIIVAGYPEEMDIFLNSNPGLKSRFGKFFEFPDYTPQELAAIAQYAAAERSLSFTFEASKYLYEKLVAAYRSRDRSFGNARMVMALIEEAKMNMGLRVMTLQNPKSLSKEMFSTLEREDFQRIFAIKEKVTPDIPVDELELKEAIGELNSLIGMDHIKNEINEMVKLVRFYREERKDVLSRFSLHSVFMGNPGTGKTTVARITARIYKALGLLERGHLIETDRQGLVAGYVGQTALKTSVIIDSAKGGVLFIDEAYSLSTGSGNDFGMEAIETLLKKMEDLRDQLVVIVAGYTGNMNYFLDSNPGLKSRFDKIFIFNDYSPEELYAIALLMLSNENLTPDSEAAEHLKKYLQVIYDKRDKYFGNARAVRRIVEETIKNRDLRASSIPKEERTTELLSKIIYADVEEFKLGQQVSDVRKRIGFSLPGTT, via the coding sequence ATGGCAAAAAATCAGGCAAAACCTAATTACAAATTTCGCGACTTGAAAGTATTTGGTCCCGCCGATCCTCTGGCTGAGAGTAAGCGTAAATACCAGCAGGTGCTGGAAGAATCTGATATTGTTTATATATATGCAGAGTTGTCTCTTTTTAATAAAAGGTTCGACCAGGATGAGTGGACTGTTAACGTTAGCCTGAAGGCTTTTTCTGAAGGCGGAAAAGAATTATGTGATCTAAAAGTAAGCCGTATTGTAAGGTCTGATGAAAATATTGTTTATTTCCGTGAAGGATGGGGTAGTACCGGGCCGGGAATATTTTGGAAAAAAGGGAAATATTTCTGGGAGGCCTGGGTTGACGGCGAGTTATTAGGTATCAAAACTTTTTATGTAAACAATGGAGGAAGAGTAACAGCAGAAATAAATCCCTATTTCAAAATTCAGTCATTAAAGCTTTATGAAGGTCCTAATAGTGGAATCCCCCTGGAGCAGCGCAGGTATCTGAAAAAGTTCAATAAAGATGAAACAAGATATATATGGGTGGAACTGGTCATTCAAAATTTTTATGAAGAAAAGGGCTGGCCATGCGAAATTTTTTTCGATTTCTACAATGATGCTGCACAGCTCAAAGGGCAGTGCATAGAGCTCCATTTTGCTGATACCGAAGTAAACGGTTTATACACTATTACCACCGGCTGGGGATCAGATACTAAAGGCACCTGGTATGCCGATCATTTTCTCCTGGAAGTAGTGTTTATGGATCAGATTATTAGCAAAATCCCTTTCACCGTAGCCGAAACTTTTGAAGAAGGTGTGGTAGTTGTAATAGATCAGGTTCTTTTACAGCAGACAAGTCAATCAAGTGATCACATTGAAACTGCTGAGCAGCTGGTTGAAAAGCTTGACGGGCTCATTGGACTGCAATCAATAAAAACAAAGATTCACGATTATCTGAAATTTTTGGAATTTACTAAGCTTCGTGCAGAAAAAGGGTTGCCGGATACGGAAAAATTAAATCTTCATTTCGTATTTACCGGAAATCCCGGAACAGGAAAAACTACAGTTGCCCGGCTACTGGGTACTATGTACGCCAGGATGGGTTTACTTACAAAAGGACATTTGGTAGAAGTGGATCGTGGCGATCTGGTGGCGGAATATATCGGGCAAACGGCTCCTAAGACTAAAGAAGTAATTAATCGGGCGAGGGGCGGAGTCCTTTTTATTGATGAGGCGTATGCCCTGGCACGAAAAGCAGAAGATAGCAAAGACTTTGGAAAGGAAGTGATTGAAATATTGGTAAAGGAACTAAGCGATGGTAAGGGAGATCTTGCAATAATTGTAGCAGGTTACCCTGAAGAAATGGATATATTTCTCAATTCAAACCCGGGACTGAAGTCGCGCTTTGGAAAGTTTTTCGAGTTTCCCGATTATACTCCTCAGGAACTTGCTGCAATAGCACAATATGCAGCTGCGGAACGCTCACTCTCATTTACATTTGAAGCCAGCAAATATCTATATGAAAAACTGGTAGCAGCTTATAGAAGCCGGGACCGTTCTTTTGGCAATGCACGGATGGTAATGGCTTTGATTGAAGAGGCTAAAATGAATATGGGTCTTCGCGTAATGACGCTGCAAAACCCCAAATCTCTAAGCAAAGAAATGTTTTCTACACTGGAAAGAGAGGACTTTCAAAGAATTTTTGCAATAAAGGAAAAAGTAACACCTGATATACCTGTAGATGAATTGGAATTAAAAGAAGCAATTGGTGAACTGAATTCACTTATTGGCATGGATCACATAAAAAATGAGATCAATGAAATGGTGAAGCTTGTTCGCTTCTATAGGGAAGAAAGAAAAGATGTATTAAGCAGATTTTCGCTTCACAGCGTATTTATGGGGAATCCAGGCACGGGAAAAACTACCGTAGCCCGTATCACCGCCCGCATCTATAAGGCCTTAGGGTTGCTGGAGCGGGGCCACCTTATTGAAACAGACCGACAGGGATTGGTTGCAGGGTATGTTGGTCAGACAGCTCTTAAAACTTCGGTAATAATTGATTCGGCAAAAGGAGGGGTGCTGTTTATTGATGAAGCTTACAGTCTCAGCACAGGTTCGGGGAATGATTTTGGAATGGAAGCTATTGAAACCCTGCTAAAAAAAATGGAAGATCTAAGGGACCAGCTGGTGGTGATTGTAGCGGGTTATACAGGAAACATGAATTATTTTCTCGATTCAAATCCAGGTTTAAAATCCCGGTTCGATAAGATTTTTATATTTAATGATTATTCACCTGAAGAGTTGTATGCGATTGCGCTTCTGATGCTGAGTAACGAAAATCTGACACCTGACTCGGAGGCTGCGGAGCACCTCAAAAAATATTTGCAGGTGATCTATGATAAACGGGATAAATATTTTGGAAATGCAAGAGCCGTTAGAAGAATAGTTGAAGAGACAATCAAGAATCGTGACCTAAGAGCTTCTTCCATACCTAAAGAAGAACGCACAACCGAATTGCTTTCTAAAATTATTTATGCGGATGTAGAGGAATTTAAGCTAGGTCAACAGGTATCGGATGTAAGGAAACGGATTGGTTTTAGTTTACCCGGAACAACCTGA